One genomic window of Coffea eugenioides isolate CCC68of chromosome 1, Ceug_1.0, whole genome shotgun sequence includes the following:
- the LOC113777869 gene encoding uncharacterized protein LOC113777869, with amino-acid sequence MGRRKGRTETPETLNPEQGENDQTPPTLCEAEGEEERAGKGGRKFYSVYLLTSLSPRFKGSSYIGFTVNPRRRIRQHNGEIGSGAWRTKKRRPWEMVLCIYGFPTNVAALQFEWAWQHPLGSLAVRKAAATFKSLSGLANKIKLAYTMLTLPSWQSLNLRVNYFSTKYMTLTSGCPSLPEQMRVQFGSMDELPCYTGGNLCAGENDDWDPAGDDCEHSGGSEESAEDGSADAQPLSNIELVQDGFKETENLGLYNWTEAITHQQQTSTESSVFELPKNLQISKEEAQKQSFQLDDFLGRISRGSVFSCSNATRIAEDTGTFRLYDEFNVADPQLPRQQSVQNVTLNKFELPCTSSEVEVIDLSTPSPCYNVSTGNKKRKLSVGCPEIIDLTNSPMFV; translated from the exons atggggAGAAGGAAAGGGCGAACAGAAACACCGGAAACCCTAAATCCCGAACAAGGAGAAAATGATCAAACGCCACCGACTTTATGTGAAgcagaaggagaagaagaaagagcaGGAAAAGGAGGGAGAAAGTTTTACTCGGTGTATCTACTAACTTCGCTTTCCCCAAGATTCAAAGGTTCCTCTTATATCGG GTTTACAGTGAATCCTCGTCGCAGAATAAGGCAACACAACGGGGAGATAGGGAGCGGTGCTTGGAGGACCAAGAAGAGGCGACCTTGGGAGATGGTCCTTTGCATTTATGGCTTCCCCACCAACGTTGCCGCTCTCCAG TTTGAGTGGGCCTGGCAGCATCCTCTAGGATCACTGGCGGTAAGAAAAGCAGCTGCTACCTTCAAATCTCTTTCTGGGCTTGCAAATAAGATAAAACTTGCCTACACTATGCTCACCCTTCCTTCTTGGCAGAG CTTAAATCTCAGAGTAAACTACTTTTCCACAAAATACATGACGCTCACATCTGGTTGCCCTAGCCTGCCGGAACAAATGAGGGTACAGTTTGGTTCTATGGATGAGCTTCCGTGCTATACAGGGGGCAATTTATGTGCGGGAGAAAATGATGACTGGGATCCTGCTGGTGACGACTGTGAGCACAGTGGTGGATCTGAGGAATCTGCAGAGGATGGGTCAGCAGATGCACAACCGCTGAGCAATATTGAACTTGTTCAAGATGGCTTCAAAGAAACTGAAAATCTCGGTCTGTATAACTGGACTGAAGCAATTACTCACCAACAACAAACGTCAACAGAAAGCAGCGTCTTCGAACTGCCAAAGAACTTGCAAATTAGCAAAGAAGAGGCCCAGAAGCAGTCATTCCAGCTCGACGACTTTCTGGGCAGAATTTCACGTGGCTCTGTTTTCAGCTGCAGTAACGCAACAAGAATTGCTGAAGATACAGGAACATTCAGATTGTATGATGAGTTTAACGTCGCAGACCCTCAACTGCCCAGGCAACAATCTGTACAAAATGTAACTCTGAATAAATTTGAACTCCCTTGCACCTCATCTGAAGTTGAGGTAATAGATTTGTCTACTCCCTCACCTTGCTACAATGTGAGTACAGGGAAtaagaagagaaaactctctGTTGGATGTCCTGAAATAATAGACTTGACCAATTCCCCCATGTTTGTTTAA
- the LOC113762714 gene encoding uncharacterized protein LOC113762714 encodes MFEHVTANEIAGYGVGALLLFATISAPKIDSLIAASQRSSLGMCKRCGDLRLIACSRCKGSGSITRGGPFSLNPVDSAYQSFRVKSKELSISCTKCQAKGHFGCPACSRVPQA; translated from the exons ATGTTTGAGCACGTCACCGCGAATGAAATAGCAGGGTATGGTGTCGGTGCTTTGCTACTTTTTGCCACAATTTCAGCTCCCAAGATTGACTCTTTAATTGCAGCTTCCCAGCGTAg TTCATTGGGCATGTGCAAGAGATGTGGTGATTTGAGGTTGATAGCATGCTCAAGATGCAAGGGATCTGGTTCGATCACTCGAGGAGGTCCGTTCAGTCTCAATCCAGTAGATAGTGCTTACCAGTCCTTCAGGGTCAAGTCCAAAGAATTATCCATCTCATGCACCAAATGTCAAGCCAAAGGACATTTTGGCTGCCCAGCTTGTTCTCGAGTACCCCAAGCATGA
- the LOC113783081 gene encoding CBL-interacting protein kinase 2, with the protein MENTVSVLMERYELGRLLGQGTFAKVYYGRNISSGQSVAIKMIDKEKILRVGLIDQIKREISVMRLVKHPNVVQLYEVMATKTKIYYVMEYAKGGELFYKVAKGKLKEDVARRYFQQLVNAVDFCHSRGVYHRDLKPENLLLDENENLKISDFGLSALAESKRQDGLLHTTCGTPAYVAPEVINRKGYDGAKADVWSCGVILFVLLSGYLPFHDSNLMEMYRKIGKAEFKCPNWFPPEVRRLLLRILDPNPNTRISIAKIKDHPWFKGGLNSKLVKPNIENKEVASSSTDAGTRSLENSSRATDGTQDLLAVTNLNAFDIISFSAGFDLSRLFEESSRKKEARFTSWQPAAVIISKLEEVAKRLKLKTTKRDRGLFKLEGTKEGRKGMLSIDAEIFEVTPEFHLVEMKKSSGDTLEYLKILDDGLRPGLQDIVWVWQGEQERKESEQQEQQIQHRQLETQVSEDQQQQQQPPQLLILQDKLP; encoded by the coding sequence ATGGAAAATACAGTGAGTGTATTGATGGAAAGATACGAATTAGGTAGATTACTAGGACAAGGCACATTTGCTAAGGTTTACTATGGTAGGAATATTAGTTCCGGACAGAGTGTAGCCATTAAAATGATAGATAAGGAGAAAATATTGCGGGTTGGGCTTATTGATCAGATCAAGCGAGAAATATCTGTTATGAGACTTGTTAAGCACCCTAATGTTGTTCAACTTTATGAGGTCATGGCCACTAAGACCAAGATCTATTATGTAATGGAATATGCCAAAGGGGGCGAACTGTTTTACAAGGTTGCTAAAGGAAAGCTGAAGGAAGATGTTGCACGAAGATACTTTCAACAGCTGGTTAATGCAGTTGATTTCTGCCATAGCAGGGGGGTTTATCATCGGGatttgaaaccagaaaatttacTTCTAGATGAGAATGAAAATCTGAAAATATCTGACTTTGGTTTAAGTGCCCTAGCTGAATCAAAACGCCAAGATGGGCTTCTTCACACCACTTGTGGTACTCCTGCATATGTTGCTCCTGAGGTCATTAATAGGAAAGGATATGATGGGGCCAAAGCTGATGTTTGGTCATGTGGGGTgattttatttgttctattgtCTGGTTATCTTCCATTTCATGACTCAAATTTGATGGAGATGTATCGGAAGATTGGCAAAGCAGAGTTCAAGTGCCCCAATTGGTTTCCACCAGAAGTGCGCCGTCTGCTTTTGCGCATATTGGATCCAAATCCGAATACTAGAATCTCAATTGCAAAAATCAAGGATCATCCTTGGTTTAAGGGGGGATTGAATTCAAAATTAGTCAAGCCCAATATAGAAAACAAAGAAGTTGCTTCTTCAAGTACAGATGCAGGGACCAGATCCCTTGAGAATAGCAGTAGAGCCACTGATGGCACACAAGACCTGTTGGCAGTTACCAACCTAAATGCGTTTGATATCATCTCTTTTTCTGCTGGATTTGATCTATCCAGACTGTTTGAAGAAAGTTCACGAAAGAAAGAAGCCAGATTCACCTCTTGGCAACCAGCAGCTGTCATAATCTCAAAGCTGGAAGAAGTTGCCAAGCGTCTGAAGCTAAAGACAACAAAAAGGGATCGAGGATTGTTTAAACTTGAAGGAACAAAAGAAGGTAGAAAGGGAATGTTGTCCATTGATGCGGAGATCTTTGAGGTCACTCCTGAGTTTCATTTGGTGGAGATGAAGAAATCAAGTGGAGATACACTGGAATATCTGAAGATATTAGATGACGGTCTACGACCTGGTCTGCAGGATATTGTCTGGGTTTGGCAAGGTGAACAAGAACGCAAGGAGTCAGAACAGCAGGAGCAGCAAATTCAACATCGACAGCTGGAAACCCAAGTTTCGGAGGACcagcaacagcagcagcagccgcCGCAGCTGCTGATACTGCAGGATAAGTTACCTTGA